The sequence below is a genomic window from Proteus vulgaris.
TAATCAATCTGTATTAGAAGAACAAAGCCGTAATAAAATTGCCGATGCACTAGTGGTACTTAAAGACAATAAAATTACGATTAACTCAGTGACTCCAACACTCGATGAAGGTGATGCACAAGTTGCCTCTATCAATGAGCAACTCCTCCAATCATTAAACGAACTTAAAGATAAACCCTTTGATCAAAATAATAAGATAGTGCTTTCCCCAGATGCTACGCTTAATTTTGATTTAAGTACCTTTATTATGTCGTTAGATGTTAATGAAGCAGGCCTTGCCACTCAAGTTAAAGCCCGTTCGGAAATGTTAGGAAAATCAACCGTTGATAATATTTCCTCCGTTACCACCTATGATTTAGGTGTCTATAACAATCAAATGAAACAGCAAAAAGATAACACCAACAGTTATTTTTCAATCGACAGTATTTGGAGTTTTGCTGAAAACCATTTGAACTTAAGCGCCACTGCATATGGCTTAGGCACCGCAGAGCAATCTTTTGACTTTTATCGTGCCATGTTTGAACGTGACTTTAATGGTCGCCGTCTTGCTTTTGGTCTATTAAATACATGGAACTTACAATCTATTGCTTCCATGTCAGCACTTAACAGCAGTAAAGTTTATGGTGTTACTTACGGTAATAACTCATCGTCTAAAGTAAGCCATTCTCAACTTTCTCTAACACCCATTACGGTCTTTTTGCCAAGTGCCGGTGAAGTGCGCATTTATCGCGATGGAAAATTATTAAGTATTCAAAATTTCCCAATGGGGAGCTTTGAAGTGGATACCGCACCACTTCCTTTTGGTATTTATGAAGTCGATGTCGAAGTAGTGATTGATGGTCAAGTTCGCTCTAAGCAGCGCCAAACTGTCAATAAATCTTACAATATGAAAGGCGCAACCTTAAACCAATTCCGTTGGGAATTATATTCAGGATATGTAGATTACAAAAAGCGTATCAAAAATAATAATAACGAATATCGTACAACCAGTGGCGATAATACGATCTTAGTTGGTGGCGCAGGTGCGATTACATTAGGTGTATTTTCAGGCTTGAACCTACAAGGTTCTGCTTATGCTTTTGATAATCTTGCCGTATTAGAAACCAATAGTAATTTACAATTAACGGACACACTCTCAACCAGTTGGCAGGCATTAATTGCTAAAGATGGTAGTAACCGTAATATTTTTACTGCTAATTACTCCTTGCCTAAAGGGATTGGTGCATTATGGGTCAACCGAGAAAAAGGAAATATCAAAGATGATTTTCCTATGTATGACTCTGATAACTACTCTTTTGGTACTACCCTGAATTTCTCTCAATTTTGGGAATATGCAGGCTCATTTACTTATTCTCACACTAAAGATTTAAGAGATAAAAATAAGTCTAACAGTTTTGAATATGCAACTACACTTTATACAGGTCGTTATGGCAGTATGAGTTTGCGTACTGGTGTTCAACGCTATCACTACGATAACCAAAACAGTACCAACGAAAAATATATCACCTTAGATTTCTCACTGCCGTTAGCAACATGGCTTAGTGCAGGTGTTTCTTCCAGCAATGGTAATCTACGGGGCGAGTTATCTGCATCAAAAAGCTTTGAAGATTCCGCTATTCGTAATGCAGGTTTATCCATGTCCACTTTGTTACATGATAAAGATGGTACTGACAGTGATTTCTCTGTCAGTGGTTATGGCTCGTTTGATACCAAATACAGTACCGGTACGTTAACCATGAGTCGCCCTAATAATGATCGTTTAAATACCACATTAACGGCACGAGGTTCATTGGCTTATAGTGATATGAATTTCTCCGCCAGTGGTAAACAAGAAACATCGGGCGTGATTGTCAAAACTGGGATTGATGGTGAAGGACAAATTGCCGCTAACGTCAATGGTCAGCGCTTTGTATTATCGGGTAGTAATAACTTTATTCCGCTTTCCCCTTATTCCGAATATAAAGTCGAATTGCTGAATGATAAAAACAGTGAAGATAGTTTTGATATCGCCTCAGGCCGTGTGAAAAACGTGGTGCTTTATCCGGGTAACGTTGCAGTACATCAGCCTGAGTTAAAACAGATGGTCACCGTATTTGGTCGAATGAAATCACCTGATGGCACGCTGTTAGCCAGTGCACAAGTACGTAACCATATCGGGCGTACTCAAACCGATACCCAAGGGCAGTTTGCGATGGATGTCGATAAACGTTATCCAGTGATTTCATTACAACAAGATGATAAACAAATTTGTGAAGCTGAATTAGATCTGTCGTCAGCTCGGGGTGTGCTGTGGGTAGGTGATGTGATTTGTGATCCGCAAACTACATTGGTAAACAGGAATTAAAGGAAAGCATATAATGTTCAAACATTACCTATTATTAATACTTGCCCTTTTTACTACATTCACATGTAATGCAGTAACCTACACCAATGATATTGTTTTTATTGAAAACAATATTGATAACGAATATTTTATTACCCCACAAAAAACGGACCCCCGTTTTAGTGGTGCTAACGTTTTTACCAAATATAGTAGTGACCAACTTAGTTTAGGTTATATGGGATATACAGGTGTTGTTCCTCTCTACAATTACTTTGATATTTGGTTAGAAAACTCTCCAATTAAAATGCCATTTATTGGTAACCGTTGCTGGCGAACCTATAGAGATTGCCCTTCTGATGGTATACAAAGACCAGAGCAAGTTTTAAGTAACGGAATGTATCGTGCTTATATGAATACTCATGGCGGTGAAGCGGGTATTCCTAGAGCGATATTTTCTGATTCTTTTTATCAATATATGCAAAACTTACCTGTTGGTAGTACAGAAAATTTTAATTATTTTTTCTGCTATACCAAAAATGATTACAACCCGGCATTAGGCCAAACATGTCGTTCTGTAAACGGTAAAGTAGATGAGCAAAGTTTTGCGATTACCAAAAAAGGGCATATAAGACTAAAATCAACCAATGCGTTACAAGAGATTTTTGTCGATAGTGAAGGTAATGCCGTATTAGGCTTAGGCTCTAAATTTTGTGAAATTGTGGGCGATAATGTTGTCTGCAAGATGGTCGATTATGAGCTAAAAGGCGAAAGCTTAAATGTTATGAGACTGGCGATGAAAGTCGATACGACCGCATTATCATTTACACCAACCATAACGGATATTTATCTCTCTCAAACACCTACTTCAACCAAATATTATTATTCATCACCAACCATTGCTTCTTATTTAATCACTCCTGGTAATGGTGGCGTTTATGTTCATTTTACAAAAAGTTTTTTTAAAAAATTAATTAAAAACAATGTTGATCTCTCTAAGAGCCAAGATTTATTTACCTTTAGCTTTACCAATACTGCGGTACCTCAATCAGGGTTCTATGAATTTACACCATCAAATACAATTATTATCAAGCCTCGCGATTATGGCATTAGTATTGTTTCTAAAGAATTAGTCAACAATCCTCATAGAGAAGGAAAAGTGGGCGATAAAGAGCCACCGCTAACCTTTGACTATATTGTAACCACCAGTGCATTTCGCCAAGCAAATAAAATTACTGCCGCCGTTGAAGGACCGAAAACAACAATCCGAGGTCAGTCTTACTGCTTATTTAGTTCTAAAGATAAAAAAATCAATGTGCCTTTTTCAGCCTATTTAACGTATACCGATGAAGGTGGCTCAAAAGTAAAAAACCGCACTGCTTGCGATAATGTGCCTATCTCCATAAAAGAAGCATTATGGACAAAAACCACATGGCCTTATCCTTATCAGTTAGAAGGCAATTTCTATCGTACCGATTTACAATTAACCTTTCCTATGAATGAAAGTGCTTCTCTTTTCTCAATGGAAGGTGAAGACTGGATTGGTGTCGTAGAGGCTCAGGGCTATGTTAATGTCTTTGCAGAATGGTCAGGAACTGACATTCATTAAGTAAAATAAGCATCTCCTCTTTTATATTAGGGATAATTTTCCTCTAATACATAAACAAAAAGTTGAAGATCAAGACAAGCATCCATGTTTGCTTGATCTTCGATTTGCGTTATTAACATCCGTTGTTCTAACGCTATATTGTCTCGATGCCATCCTTGAGCAATCCAACCCAAACTAAACGCCAGTAGTGCAATCCATGCATATAACGCTTGTGTGTTGAACATGACCTAACTCCTTAGTCATTCGAGACAAAACTGACTTTATCGACTTTTATTATGATGAAAACGTGTTGCACTTTTTACTTGGTATCATCTTTTTCTTTCCCTGAAAAAAATTGATTACCTCGTTTACGTAACCAGATTTCGACTAACTGATAACCCACAATACCGAGCGCTGAGCCTATTCCCATTACTGCGACAGAATCAATTCCAGGCCATAAAATAAGCAGTGCGCCAGCAACAACAGAAACCGCAGAGCCTAAAATAATTTTGCCGATAAACAATCTTAATGTAATGGTTTCATTCGCAACGAGCATCTTCCCTAATGCAATAAAAGCGCCCACTATTACTAACGATATCAATGTGCTGTCATATTCATCCATGAATACACCTCATCTCTGATTACACTCTCTTTAACCGTAAAAAGAACCCTCACCTCCCAACATTCATCAGATAATCTGTAAAGAATTAGCAGTAAGCCACGACCCTGTGTAACTGAATAAATTCCCGATTGAGATAACGTAAGTTCCTTTTATTTCAACTACGCGCAACATCCATTTGCGGTAAACAACAGGCGATTCAGTTATATTACTGCTAACTTCCTTGTTAACTTGTAATAGACATCCTTGTCTATTGCTTTTTACTTACACTGAAAATCAACAAAAAGAATAAACAATAAATTCAATATCTTGCTTATCTCCGTATCATTTAACGTGAAGCTATTATCTACAAAGTTTGTATTTCAGGCTAGTAAGTTTGTTCGGTTAACGTCGGTTATCAAGGCTTATCCGTCAATAACCGAACTATTCATATCAATTAAAACAAACAAACTTGTTTTAAGCATCTTTAAATAGCCTTAAAACAAAAATTTATATAAAAAAACAATAAATAGGCTGGTTATAATACAAATTTCAGCTAATATAGAAGCTATCTGATAGCCTTTAGCAAAGAGAAAAGCGATATGCGTGTCTTAACTATTTTTTGTCCTGAGTGCGGTGAAAAAGCGCTTATAAAGAAAAGTAATCGTAAACACAAAGAGTTATCCGATCTCTATTGTGCTTGTCGTGATCCTGAATGCGGGCATACCTTTGTTTTAAACCTCACGTTTAGTCATACCCTTATGCCAAGTGCAAAAAACAAAGATACCTTGTTATTAGATGTGATTAAAAACCTTTCTCCAGAACAGAGAGAGAAGGCACTCACTCTTTTGCAAGGTATGTAACCATCACCAATAGACACTCTTTTTTTCATTTATTTTTATGATCTTGCTCCCATTCTGACAGGTTATTTGACTAACCTATTCTTATAGAAAGACAAATGAT
It includes:
- a CDS encoding ogr/Delta-like zinc finger family protein produces the protein MRVLTIFCPECGEKALIKKSNRKHKELSDLYCACRDPECGHTFVLNLTFSHTLMPSAKNKDTLLLDVIKNLSPEQREKALTLLQGM
- a CDS encoding CS1-pili formation C-terminal domain-containing protein, whose translation is MRKSGIALGIALCLLSGSAFSQSSSLKMGNYIIPSVFVTALEEGMTIPVYLRYNLSNQSVLEEQSRNKIADALVVLKDNKITINSVTPTLDEGDAQVASINEQLLQSLNELKDKPFDQNNKIVLSPDATLNFDLSTFIMSLDVNEAGLATQVKARSEMLGKSTVDNISSVTTYDLGVYNNQMKQQKDNTNSYFSIDSIWSFAENHLNLSATAYGLGTAEQSFDFYRAMFERDFNGRRLAFGLLNTWNLQSIASMSALNSSKVYGVTYGNNSSSKVSHSQLSLTPITVFLPSAGEVRIYRDGKLLSIQNFPMGSFEVDTAPLPFGIYEVDVEVVIDGQVRSKQRQTVNKSYNMKGATLNQFRWELYSGYVDYKKRIKNNNNEYRTTSGDNTILVGGAGAITLGVFSGLNLQGSAYAFDNLAVLETNSNLQLTDTLSTSWQALIAKDGSNRNIFTANYSLPKGIGALWVNREKGNIKDDFPMYDSDNYSFGTTLNFSQFWEYAGSFTYSHTKDLRDKNKSNSFEYATTLYTGRYGSMSLRTGVQRYHYDNQNSTNEKYITLDFSLPLATWLSAGVSSSNGNLRGELSASKSFEDSAIRNAGLSMSTLLHDKDGTDSDFSVSGYGSFDTKYSTGTLTMSRPNNDRLNTTLTARGSLAYSDMNFSASGKQETSGVIVKTGIDGEGQIAANVNGQRFVLSGSNNFIPLSPYSEYKVELLNDKNSEDSFDIASGRVKNVVLYPGNVAVHQPELKQMVTVFGRMKSPDGTLLASAQVRNHIGRTQTDTQGQFAMDVDKRYPVISLQQDDKQICEAELDLSSARGVLWVGDVICDPQTTLVNRN
- a CDS encoding fimbrial protein; the protein is MFKHYLLLILALFTTFTCNAVTYTNDIVFIENNIDNEYFITPQKTDPRFSGANVFTKYSSDQLSLGYMGYTGVVPLYNYFDIWLENSPIKMPFIGNRCWRTYRDCPSDGIQRPEQVLSNGMYRAYMNTHGGEAGIPRAIFSDSFYQYMQNLPVGSTENFNYFFCYTKNDYNPALGQTCRSVNGKVDEQSFAITKKGHIRLKSTNALQEIFVDSEGNAVLGLGSKFCEIVGDNVVCKMVDYELKGESLNVMRLAMKVDTTALSFTPTITDIYLSQTPTSTKYYYSSPTIASYLITPGNGGVYVHFTKSFFKKLIKNNVDLSKSQDLFTFSFTNTAVPQSGFYEFTPSNTIIIKPRDYGISIVSKELVNNPHREGKVGDKEPPLTFDYIVTTSAFRQANKITAAVEGPKTTIRGQSYCLFSSKDKKINVPFSAYLTYTDEGGSKVKNRTACDNVPISIKEALWTKTTWPYPYQLEGNFYRTDLQLTFPMNESASLFSMEGEDWIGVVEAQGYVNVFAEWSGTDIH
- a CDS encoding phage holin family protein, which codes for MDEYDSTLISLVIVGAFIALGKMLVANETITLRLFIGKIILGSAVSVVAGALLILWPGIDSVAVMGIGSALGIVGYQLVEIWLRKRGNQFFSGKEKDDTK